The Candidatus Sulfotelmatobacter sp. region TTCCGCTGCTCCGGTCACAACTCCTATCGCGACTGCTCCGGCAACCCAAGAAGTCGGCAGTAGATCGGTCCAGAGCGAGGGAGCGTCTGTGGCAAACCAATTAACTTAAGTGCACAATCGTCGCAACGGGCCTGCTTCTTCATCCTTCCTTCGTTGATTACTCATCTTTTTTCGACGGCTCTTTGGGCAGCGCCGGTTCAATCGGTTTGCGAGGGAGCATCTGTTCGCGCATGGCGGCGTCGTAGACGAAGCTGGCGACGATGACCGAGATTTGTTTTAAGTCTTCGGGTTGCAGCCGGTCGTAGACGTCCATGTTGGAGTGGTGGGTGCGGGTTTCGTAATCGAGAGGATCCTGAATGAACTGAAATCCGGGGATGCCGGCGGCGTCGAAGGATTGATGATCGGTGCCGCCGGTATTGCGCATCGTGATGGTGGTCATGCCCAGGTCTTTGAAGGGCTTCATCCAGGCTTCGAAGATGGGTTCGACGGCGGCGTTTTCCTGAAGGTAGATGCCGCGAATTTTGCCGCTGCCGTTATCCACGTTGAAGTAGGCGGAAACTTTAGCCTGCTCCGGCTTCGGAGTAAAGGGGCCGGCTTCGCGACGCATGAGCGTCGGCATGTCTTTCATGTTGGGATCGTCCAGCGGCGGGCGCGAGCCGAAGTGATGTTCGACGTAGCCTTGCGAGCCGAGCAGTCCTTCTTCTTCTCCGCTCCACAGGCCGATGCGGATGGTGCGGCGCGGCTTAAGGTCGAGAGCCTTGATGATGCGCATGGCTTCCATCATCACGATGGTTCCCGCGCCGTTGTCGGTGGCCCCGGTGCCGGCGTGCCACGAATCGAGGTGCGCGCCCAGCATGACGACTTCATCTTTCTTGTCGGTGCCGGGAATTTCCGCGATGGTGTCGTACTGCATGGGGTCATCGTCGTAGAAAGTGTTGGCGACGTTCAGTTCGAGCGTGACATCCTGTTTGTGCTGAAGCAGGCGGACGATGCGCGTCCAGTGCTCCGATGCCATGGTGAGCTGAGGCACGGTCGTGGTTTCGCCGGTCTTGTAAGAGCCGCCGGATTGCACGAAGATAGTGCCACCGCCGGCGGTGCCGCGGCTGTGGTCGATGACGGCTAGAACTTTTTCTTCGGCGAAGAACTGGTTCATATCTTTGTTGAGCTGGCGGCGCCGGGCGAATTCGGCGGCGCGGCCTGCCGGGCGCTCACCGGGGATTTCGTATTCCGCTTCCTTGGCGAGGTCCTCGTCACTCAGGCGCTTGAAAGGCGCTTCGGTGATGGGCTTGATCACGTCGGTGTCGGAGCCCAGGATCACGATCATGCCCGCGAGCTTGCCACGATATTTGTCGAAATCTTTCTTGTCTTCAATGTTGACGCGCACGCACTTTCCGGTCACAACGCCGTTGGTACCGGGTGTCCAGGCTTTGGAGTAGACGATGAGAGGCGCGATGTCGGGCGACGTCATGCGGGCATTGGTGTATTGATTGGCCCATCCGCGGCCGAACGGCCCCCAGGGTTCGAGGTGAGCGTTGCTCAGGCCCATGGCGGTGAGTTGATCGCGCGTCCATTCGTTGGCGCGCTTCATGTTGGGCGACCCGGTGAGGCGCTCACCGATCGTATCCATAAGTCCGTAGGCGTATTCCATGACTTTGGAATTGCGGAAGCCTTCGTTGCGGATGCGGGCAACGGTTTCGAGATCGACCTTTTCCTGTTTGTCTTTTTCTTGTGACCACGCGGCGGGGACGAAGCACGAGCAGACAATCAAATAACAAACGAGTCGCGGAAAACTCTTCATGGGCAAGCGCTCCTGAGCGGGAATCAACCGGGGATTATACAGCCGGTGGCGCCATGCGAGGCAAAGGACGAATTGTAAAGTTATTTCAAACATTTAGTGCTCGCAGGCGGTCGAATGCAGATGTACAATCGGTCAACTTCCCCCCTATTTCAAGTTGAAGCGGAGCCGCAAAGCGCGCGCCCGAAATATCTTCAACAACTAACGAAGTAGGAGTGTGGTATGGCGCCCAATGTAAAGAAGCCGCGCACTTTGCGCTCTCCGTGGCCTCCCACAGAAGATCTGTTAAAGGTCCAGCCCGTTCTAGGCTGGGATAATTGGTGGAGTTTGCAGACCCAGTCTAAGCGCTGCGACGTGTGGGACATCATCTATTACAATTTCGCAACCTATAATCCCGAGGAAGTGAACTGGTATTTGCGTGAATGGATTGGATGTCACGACGTCAGTCTCGACGGGAAGAACTATTGCTTCGGGGCCCTTCCCAACGGGCAGCCGATGCAAATCTATATTCCCAAGGACGAATGGTTGCCGCCGGGACCGCAGCAGGCCGCCGCAAAGAGGACCGCGCTTGATATTCTGCACGATCACTTCGCCGCCACGTTGACGTTTAAGGCTGGCGCGCTAGAACTTGGGCGCGGCGATCTTCTGGGAGTGGCAAGTGCAATCGAAAGTGGGAAAATCACGGTGATTCATCGGCCCTGCATGGGAGCGAATGCGCAATACAACACGGGAACCAATCAGCTATTAATCCCGTTCGCGGAGATGCCGCATGTTGGCAGGCGGGCGCTGATGGTGCATGAAGCCGTTCACGCGGCGATGGACATCGATAAAACACCGCTAACGATGCAGCAGTCCGAGGCGCTCGCCTACATCGCGCAAGCGCTCTACTTGCACAGACGAGGATTGGATCTTGGGGCAACGTTCGTATCGCCCTCCTTTGCGAGCGATCCTCGCAACTTCGTCGCCTGGACAGGAATATTCAAATTCGCTGCTCGCATCGCGGAAGACATCGACCGTGGAACGGC contains the following coding sequences:
- a CDS encoding M20/M25/M40 family metallo-hydrolase — translated: MKSFPRLVCYLIVCSCFVPAAWSQEKDKQEKVDLETVARIRNEGFRNSKVMEYAYGLMDTIGERLTGSPNMKRANEWTRDQLTAMGLSNAHLEPWGPFGRGWANQYTNARMTSPDIAPLIVYSKAWTPGTNGVVTGKCVRVNIEDKKDFDKYRGKLAGMIVILGSDTDVIKPITEAPFKRLSDEDLAKEAEYEIPGERPAGRAAEFARRRQLNKDMNQFFAEEKVLAVIDHSRGTAGGGTIFVQSGGSYKTGETTTVPQLTMASEHWTRIVRLLQHKQDVTLELNVANTFYDDDPMQYDTIAEIPGTDKKDEVVMLGAHLDSWHAGTGATDNGAGTIVMMEAMRIIKALDLKPRRTIRIGLWSGEEEGLLGSQGYVEHHFGSRPPLDDPNMKDMPTLMRREAGPFTPKPEQAKVSAYFNVDNGSGKIRGIYLQENAAVEPIFEAWMKPFKDLGMTTITMRNTGGTDHQSFDAAGIPGFQFIQDPLDYETRTHHSNMDVYDRLQPEDLKQISVIVASFVYDAAMREQMLPRKPIEPALPKEPSKKDE